The following are encoded together in the Roseivirga misakiensis genome:
- a CDS encoding peptide chain release factor 3 yields MSLAQEIDKRRTFGIISHPDAGKTTLTEKLLLFGGAIQKAGAVKSNKIDMHARSDWMDIEKQRGISVATSVMAFEYEGKRINLLDTPGHQDFAEDTYRTLTAVDSVIMVIDCVKGVEIQTEKLMEVCRMRKTPVISFINKLDREGQDPYDLLDEIEGKLGINVHPLSWPIGMGKSFQGVYSLYDKSLRLFKAKQQQLHEEATKLEDLDDPRLEEFIGEAHAAQLREDAEMLLDLYGPLDVDAYLNGDVAPVFFGSAVNNFGVKELLDAFLQISPRPIARMMDEREVLPDHKAFTGFVFKIHANMDPKHRNRIAFLRICSGKFERGSNYYHTRQDKKFRISQATAFMAQDKETIDEAYPGDIIGLYDTGNFKIGDTLTDGENGVYRGIPSFSPEIFREVINKDAMKTKQLEKGLTQLMDEGVAQLFNFELGSRKAVGVVGQLQFEVIQHRLKHEYGATVEFVGMQLYKACWISSQDEKKLDEFIRSKQRHIAKDKDGKLVFMAESKAWLQMVQDNFPEIEFHFTSEF; encoded by the coding sequence ATGAGTTTAGCGCAGGAGATAGACAAAAGAAGAACTTTTGGCATTATTAGTCACCCCGATGCAGGGAAGACCACATTAACAGAAAAACTTCTGCTTTTCGGTGGCGCCATACAGAAAGCTGGCGCGGTAAAGTCGAATAAAATTGACATGCATGCCCGATCGGACTGGATGGATATTGAAAAGCAAAGGGGTATTTCTGTCGCTACATCCGTTATGGCTTTCGAATACGAAGGCAAAAGGATCAACCTTTTGGATACACCTGGTCACCAAGATTTTGCTGAAGATACTTATCGCACCTTAACGGCCGTGGATTCCGTGATCATGGTGATCGACTGCGTTAAAGGAGTTGAGATTCAAACCGAAAAGCTGATGGAGGTTTGCCGAATGCGTAAAACCCCAGTTATCTCCTTTATCAATAAGCTGGATCGTGAAGGGCAAGATCCTTATGATTTACTCGATGAAATTGAAGGTAAATTGGGCATTAATGTACATCCGCTGAGTTGGCCGATCGGTATGGGCAAAAGCTTTCAGGGTGTTTACAGCCTTTACGATAAGAGCTTGAGACTTTTTAAAGCCAAGCAGCAGCAATTGCACGAAGAAGCGACTAAACTCGAAGATTTAGACGACCCTAGATTAGAAGAATTTATCGGCGAAGCCCATGCAGCACAACTTAGAGAAGATGCGGAAATGTTGTTGGATTTATATGGTCCACTGGATGTAGATGCTTACCTGAATGGCGATGTTGCTCCTGTCTTTTTCGGTTCCGCAGTGAATAATTTCGGAGTTAAGGAATTATTGGACGCTTTCCTTCAAATCTCTCCACGGCCGATCGCTAGAATGATGGACGAGCGAGAAGTCCTGCCAGATCATAAAGCCTTTACCGGATTTGTATTCAAGATTCATGCGAATATGGACCCAAAACACCGAAACAGAATCGCCTTTTTAAGGATCTGTTCTGGAAAATTTGAACGTGGGTCTAACTACTACCACACAAGGCAAGACAAGAAATTTAGAATATCCCAAGCGACCGCCTTTATGGCACAGGATAAAGAAACCATAGATGAGGCGTACCCTGGAGATATCATTGGCCTTTATGACACTGGAAATTTCAAAATAGGTGACACCCTCACTGATGGTGAAAATGGAGTCTATAGAGGTATTCCTAGCTTCTCCCCAGAGATTTTCAGAGAAGTGATCAACAAGGATGCGATGAAAACCAAGCAGTTGGAAAAAGGATTAACCCAATTGATGGACGAGGGTGTTGCCCAGCTTTTCAACTTCGAATTAGGAAGTCGAAAAGCGGTTGGTGTCGTAGGTCAACTTCAATTCGAAGTTATCCAACACAGACTTAAGCATGAGTATGGTGCTACGGTTGAGTTTGTGGGTATGCAGTTGTATAAGGCGTGTTGGATTTCATCTCAGGATGAGAAAAAGCTTGATGAATTCATTCGTTCCAAGCAACGCCACATTGCTAAAGACAAGGACGGAAAGCTTGTTTTCATGGCGGAATCCAAGGCTTGGCTCCAAATGGTGCAAGACAACTTCCCAGAAATCGAATTCCACTTTACAAGCGAATTTTAA
- a CDS encoding RluA family pseudouridine synthase, which translates to MEKIVQPLYEDNHLLIVNKPAGILIQGDSTGDTPLVEHCKEYIKKKYNKPGAVFLHPVHRLDRPVSGVIVFARTSKALERMNKIFASRKVQKTYWAIVKKHPPQKKGKLVSWLVKDTKRNVTSAYSEPVEGGQKAETNFKWLGKLNNHHLIEVEPLTGRPHQIRVHLAEMGSPIRGDLRYGFPKPNPDKSINLHARRLYFEHPVKKEPLIITAGLPNDQFWEQFLTLDDIKVKDKYVDKMY; encoded by the coding sequence ATGGAAAAGATTGTTCAACCCCTTTACGAAGACAATCACCTGTTGATTGTTAACAAACCGGCTGGAATCCTCATACAAGGAGACTCTACTGGCGATACGCCTTTGGTAGAGCACTGTAAGGAATATATTAAGAAGAAGTACAATAAGCCTGGGGCTGTATTTCTTCATCCTGTCCATAGATTAGATCGCCCAGTGAGTGGTGTCATAGTTTTTGCGCGAACGTCTAAGGCGTTAGAGCGTATGAATAAGATTTTTGCGAGTCGCAAGGTCCAAAAGACTTATTGGGCCATTGTGAAAAAACACCCTCCTCAGAAAAAGGGAAAATTAGTCAGTTGGCTGGTAAAAGACACCAAACGCAACGTTACAAGTGCCTATTCGGAACCTGTTGAAGGCGGTCAGAAAGCCGAAACCAACTTTAAATGGCTAGGAAAACTCAATAACCACCATTTGATTGAGGTTGAACCACTTACAGGTCGACCACACCAGATTAGAGTTCATTTGGCAGAAATGGGCTCCCCTATTCGCGGTGACTTGCGGTACGGTTTTCCAAAACCGAACCCTGATAAAAGCATCAACCTCCATGCTAGGCGATTGTATTTTGAGCACCCTGTTAAAAAAGAGCCACTTATTATAACAGCTGGACTACCAAACGATCAATTCTGGGAACAATTCCTGACCTTAGACGATATTAAAGTAAAGGACAAGTACGTCGACAAGATGTATTAA
- the atpC gene encoding ATP synthase F1 subunit epsilon — MLLEVVTPDKKVFEGEASSVIFPGSDGEFQVLDNHAPMISALGKGKMTISASGKQDVVVIDGGVVEVLNNNVIVLAESVIED; from the coding sequence ATGCTATTAGAAGTTGTAACACCCGACAAGAAAGTATTCGAAGGCGAAGCGTCTTCAGTAATATTTCCTGGAAGTGATGGAGAGTTTCAAGTACTCGATAATCACGCACCGATGATCAGCGCCTTAGGTAAAGGCAAAATGACTATTTCTGCTTCAGGTAAGCAAGATGTAGTTGTGATCGATGGCGGTGTTGTAGAAGTGTTAAACAACAACGTAATTGTTTTAGCAGAGTCTGTAATCGAAGACTAA
- the atpD gene encoding F0F1 ATP synthase subunit beta: protein MANLGKITQVIGPVVDVSFDAAESKLPNILDALEVTKENGQKIVLECQQHLGEDRVRTIAMDSSEGLTRGMEVTDTGLAISMPIGDDIKGRLFNVVGEAIDGIAQPKGDQRLPIHRAAPKFEDLSTSTEVLFTGIKVIDLIEPYAKGGKIGLFGGAGVGKTVLIQELINNIAKGHGGLSVFAGVGERTREGNDLLREMIESGIVTYGEEFNESMESGGWDLSSVTSEKLADSKATFVFGQMNEPPGARARVALSGLTIAEYFRDGEGDGQGKDILFFIDNIFRFTQAGSEVSALLGRMPSAVGYQPTLATEMGAMQERITSTKNGSITSVQAVYVPADDLTDPAPATTFAHLDATTVLSRKIAELGIYPAVDPLDSTSRILTADILGDEHYNTAQRVKETLQRYKELQDIIAILGMDELSDEDKLVVSRARRVQRFLSQPFHVAEQFTGLKGVLVDIKDTIKGFNEIMDGKHDDLPEAAFNLVGTIEEAREKGEKLLAEAAAN from the coding sequence ATGGCAAACCTTGGAAAGATCACGCAGGTAATTGGTCCTGTTGTAGACGTTAGTTTCGATGCAGCTGAATCAAAACTACCTAACATTCTTGACGCGTTAGAAGTAACCAAAGAGAATGGTCAAAAAATTGTTTTAGAATGTCAACAACATCTTGGTGAAGACAGAGTAAGAACCATCGCTATGGATTCTTCTGAAGGTCTTACAAGAGGAATGGAAGTAACCGATACTGGTTTAGCCATTTCAATGCCAATTGGTGACGACATTAAAGGTAGACTCTTCAACGTAGTTGGTGAGGCTATCGATGGTATTGCACAACCAAAAGGAGATCAAAGACTTCCGATTCACAGAGCTGCTCCTAAGTTCGAAGATCTTTCTACTTCAACTGAAGTTTTATTCACAGGTATCAAAGTAATTGACCTTATCGAGCCTTATGCAAAAGGTGGTAAGATTGGATTGTTTGGTGGTGCTGGTGTAGGTAAAACTGTATTGATCCAAGAGTTGATTAATAACATTGCAAAAGGTCACGGTGGTCTTTCAGTATTTGCCGGTGTAGGTGAAAGAACGAGAGAAGGAAATGACTTGCTTCGTGAGATGATTGAATCAGGTATCGTAACATACGGTGAAGAATTCAATGAGTCTATGGAGTCTGGTGGATGGGACCTTTCATCTGTAACTAGTGAAAAACTTGCTGACTCGAAAGCAACATTCGTTTTCGGTCAAATGAATGAGCCTCCAGGTGCGAGAGCAAGAGTAGCCCTTTCAGGACTTACTATTGCTGAGTACTTCCGTGATGGTGAAGGTGATGGTCAAGGAAAAGATATCCTTTTCTTCATCGATAATATCTTCCGATTTACGCAAGCTGGTTCTGAGGTTTCGGCACTTTTAGGTCGTATGCCATCAGCGGTAGGATACCAACCAACATTGGCTACAGAGATGGGAGCCATGCAAGAAAGAATTACGTCAACGAAGAACGGTTCAATTACATCAGTACAAGCAGTATATGTACCTGCGGATGACTTGACTGACCCGGCTCCAGCGACAACGTTTGCTCACCTTGATGCAACTACAGTACTTTCAAGAAAGATTGCTGAGCTTGGAATTTACCCAGCGGTAGATCCACTAGATTCTACATCAAGAATTTTAACAGCTGACATCTTAGGTGACGAACACTATAACACCGCACAGCGTGTTAAAGAAACACTACAGCGTTATAAAGAACTTCAAGATATTATCGCGATTCTTGGTATGGACGAATTATCTGACGAGGATAAACTAGTAGTATCAAGAGCAAGACGTGTACAAAGATTCCTTTCTCAACCATTCCACGTTGCTGAGCAATTTACTGGATTGAAAGGTGTACTTGTAGACATTAAAGATACCATCAAAGGATTCAACGAAATCATGGATGGTAAGCACGATGACCTTCCTGAAGCTGCATTCAACTTGGTGGGAACCATTGAAGAGGCTAGAGAGAAAGGTGAGAAGTTATTGGCTGAAGCTGCCGCTAATTAA
- a CDS encoding ATP-binding protein → MKNPFKGSFNIDFYTNQSTIKWIVLVVAVIIGVGSIIYTNSLVAKLKKGEEDKIRLWAKAVEFSSSPDADPSALTFISLNLITPDNTLPVIVIDSATQAINQVMNVSENLTVQQRVLEKMKKENKPFKILIRNGEGGTISDVQFVYYRNSYLLRQLGTYPYVQLSVIAIFAFIAYLAFSYSRKSEQNRVWVGMAKETAHQLGTPLSSLIAWVEYMKGMAELEGRDDIIVELEKDIKRLEMITERFSNIGSVPVLKSQNVFSVIDSSLNYLKPRVSSKVNFKINTEDQELTAKLNKPLFEWVLENIVKNGVDAMSGIGNLNVTIGELSESEIFIDIADDGKGIVKGGTKDVFKPGFTTKKRGWGLGLTLVKRIIENYHEGRIFVKSSQADVGTVFRIVLKG, encoded by the coding sequence ATGAAAAATCCTTTCAAAGGTTCTTTCAATATTGATTTTTACACAAACCAGTCCACCATTAAATGGATTGTGTTGGTTGTGGCCGTCATTATCGGAGTTGGTTCTATCATTTACACCAATAGCCTCGTGGCCAAACTGAAAAAGGGAGAAGAGGATAAAATCAGACTTTGGGCAAAAGCCGTAGAGTTTTCAAGCTCGCCAGATGCCGATCCATCCGCACTTACCTTTATTTCACTTAATCTCATTACACCCGATAATACACTACCCGTCATTGTGATTGACTCAGCCACGCAAGCCATCAACCAAGTGATGAATGTGAGCGAAAATCTAACGGTCCAACAACGCGTCTTGGAAAAGATGAAAAAGGAAAATAAGCCTTTCAAAATACTCATCAGAAATGGAGAAGGTGGTACTATCTCGGATGTTCAATTTGTCTATTATCGAAATTCCTATCTACTCAGACAGTTAGGCACTTATCCCTATGTGCAGCTATCCGTGATCGCCATATTTGCTTTCATTGCCTATTTGGCATTTAGTTATTCTAGAAAGTCAGAACAGAACCGTGTTTGGGTGGGAATGGCTAAAGAAACGGCACATCAATTAGGAACTCCCCTTTCTTCCCTGATCGCCTGGGTAGAATACATGAAAGGTATGGCCGAATTAGAAGGTCGCGATGATATTATAGTCGAGTTGGAAAAGGATATCAAGCGTTTGGAAATGATTACGGAACGATTTTCAAATATTGGTTCCGTACCCGTCTTAAAAAGCCAAAACGTTTTTAGCGTCATTGATAGTTCTTTGAACTACTTAAAACCTCGAGTTTCGTCGAAAGTGAATTTTAAGATTAATACCGAAGATCAGGAGTTGACGGCAAAACTGAACAAGCCACTTTTTGAATGGGTTTTAGAGAATATCGTTAAAAATGGAGTAGACGCCATGAGCGGAATTGGTAACCTGAATGTCACGATCGGTGAACTATCGGAAAGCGAAATTTTTATTGATATCGCCGATGATGGAAAGGGTATCGTGAAAGGAGGAACAAAAGATGTTTTTAAACCAGGATTCACAACCAAAAAACGTGGCTGGGGATTGGGGCTAACATTGGTGAAAAGAATCATCGAAAATTACCATGAAGGGCGCATTTTTGTGAAATCCTCACAAGCCGATGTAGGTACTGTTTTTCGTATCGTTTTAAAGGGCTGA
- a CDS encoding ABC transporter permease, protein MKQIFLVLKREYLTRVQKKSFLLATILTPLIFPAIIVTIVYFSTREKDARSDEILVLDKSGLFQDVFDVNSYNFKYIEGELETAKNNFIDEGAFGLLYIPEVDLSDVSVKNFDGFELYSKTNASVSSIDRMERNIRNKLEEIKLEKSGLDPVVIDNLQVSVNLSSFNVSESGETKKSNSKLSFAIGYGTGFLIYMFIFIYGSQIMQSVLDEKTSRIVEVIVSSVRPFQLMMGKVLGVGAVGFTQLLIWFVLIGGLSTVGLSIMAGNSDAIMEAASQQVPGEAIEQLTEQQEMVMEIRSLIGSVPVVKILLCFLFYFLGAYFLYGALYAAIGSAVDSIQDASQFMFPIILPILAAIMSMFFVLEDPNGGLAVTLSLIPLTSPIIMMARLPFGVPDWQLALSMVLLIAGFMGTIWFAGRIYRIGILMYGVKVNYKTLAKWFTMKV, encoded by the coding sequence ATGAAGCAGATATTTTTAGTATTAAAAAGAGAATACCTGACAAGAGTTCAGAAGAAGTCGTTCTTACTGGCTACAATTCTTACCCCGCTAATATTTCCGGCTATTATCGTAACGATCGTTTACTTTTCGACAAGAGAAAAGGACGCTAGAAGTGACGAAATTTTAGTACTCGATAAGAGTGGCCTTTTTCAAGATGTATTTGATGTCAACAGTTACAACTTTAAATATATTGAAGGAGAGCTTGAAACTGCTAAAAATAACTTTATTGACGAAGGCGCTTTTGGCCTGCTTTATATTCCTGAAGTCGACTTAAGTGATGTATCTGTAAAGAATTTTGATGGTTTTGAACTTTACTCTAAAACGAACGCTAGTGTCTCCTCCATCGATAGAATGGAGCGAAATATTAGAAACAAACTAGAGGAGATAAAGCTCGAGAAATCTGGTTTAGACCCAGTCGTTATAGACAACCTTCAAGTGAGTGTTAACCTAAGTTCCTTTAATGTATCCGAATCGGGAGAAACGAAGAAGAGTAATTCAAAACTGAGTTTCGCGATCGGCTATGGTACTGGCTTTTTGATCTACATGTTCATATTCATATACGGATCGCAGATTATGCAATCAGTACTGGATGAAAAGACGAGTAGAATCGTAGAAGTTATAGTCTCCTCAGTGCGCCCGTTCCAATTAATGATGGGTAAAGTACTTGGTGTAGGAGCAGTAGGCTTTACTCAACTTTTAATATGGTTTGTACTGATTGGCGGACTCTCAACAGTGGGTCTGAGTATCATGGCGGGAAATAGCGATGCCATTATGGAAGCCGCCTCACAACAAGTCCCAGGAGAGGCCATAGAACAACTGACGGAGCAACAAGAGATGGTTATGGAGATAAGAAGCCTTATTGGCTCTGTCCCTGTGGTGAAAATCTTACTGTGCTTTTTGTTCTACTTCTTAGGGGCTTATTTTCTATATGGGGCTCTTTATGCCGCTATTGGTTCAGCGGTTGATAGTATTCAGGATGCCTCTCAATTTATGTTTCCGATTATACTACCGATTCTAGCGGCTATCATGTCAATGTTTTTCGTATTGGAAGATCCAAATGGAGGATTGGCAGTAACGCTGTCATTAATACCATTAACATCACCGATTATTATGATGGCCCGATTACCATTTGGGGTGCCAGATTGGCAACTCGCCTTATCGATGGTATTGCTCATCGCAGGGTTTATGGGAACTATCTGGTTCGCAGGTCGAATTTATCGAATCGGAATCTTGATGTATGGCGTGAAAGTCAATTATAAAACATTGGCCAAGTGGTTCACAATGAAAGTGTAG
- a CDS encoding ABC transporter ATP-binding protein produces the protein MNILEANNVTKNYAAHKALDNVSIAIPKQSIFGLLGPNGAGKTTLIRIINQIIMSDEGEITINGEKLNPKHVTTIGYLPEERGLYKKMKVGQQLMYLAQLKGLSTSEAKRRIKHWLDKMGLTEWAGKKVEDLSKGMAQKIQFIATVMHEPEILILDEPFSGFDPVNANLIKDEIFELRERGATVIFSTHRMESVEQLCDDIALINKSQKILDGTKKEIKNSYKSGKYVVSYKGSLNGLSANFDVMNTQTLEDNLSESTIQAGEGHSPNDILKELISLVEVHSFVEVIPSINDIFINIVEGGQS, from the coding sequence TTGAATATTCTTGAAGCAAACAATGTCACGAAGAACTACGCGGCCCATAAAGCCCTAGATAACGTGAGCATTGCTATACCCAAGCAATCCATATTTGGTCTACTAGGACCAAATGGCGCTGGAAAAACCACACTCATCCGTATTATTAATCAGATCATTATGTCTGATGAAGGTGAGATCACCATTAACGGTGAAAAACTCAACCCCAAACATGTAACTACTATAGGTTACTTGCCAGAGGAGCGTGGCCTTTATAAAAAAATGAAAGTTGGCCAGCAATTAATGTATCTGGCGCAGCTAAAAGGGCTATCTACATCAGAGGCCAAAAGAAGGATCAAGCACTGGCTTGATAAAATGGGCCTTACCGAGTGGGCTGGTAAAAAAGTCGAAGACCTTTCGAAAGGGATGGCACAGAAAATTCAGTTCATCGCTACAGTAATGCATGAGCCGGAGATTCTAATCTTGGATGAGCCTTTTTCAGGGTTCGATCCAGTAAATGCCAACCTCATAAAGGATGAGATTTTTGAATTAAGAGAAAGAGGCGCTACAGTCATATTTTCCACACATAGAATGGAATCTGTAGAACAACTCTGTGATGATATTGCCTTGATCAATAAATCTCAAAAGATCCTTGATGGTACCAAAAAGGAGATCAAGAACTCTTATAAATCAGGTAAGTACGTCGTGAGCTATAAAGGTTCATTGAACGGGCTGAGTGCCAATTTTGACGTAATGAACACTCAGACCTTAGAAGATAACCTTTCGGAATCTACAATTCAAGCAGGAGAGGGACATTCACCAAATGATATTCTAAAGGAACTTATAAGTCTTGTAGAGGTGCACTCATTCGTTGAAGTGATACCATCAATCAATGACATTTTCATCAACATAGTAGAAGGAGGGCAATCATGA
- a CDS encoding DUF4097 family beta strand repeat-containing protein, producing MQKVLLLLAVVGIAGVNVLGQTKKHFTVQDRDSCSFVNFYLKAASGTCEIRTRKGNTPINILGNHKEEYITSEFGQLHRGETLNAWLNLKDNGKEGFGTKVSKILGRKKMDDDNYWNIYFTDYKPYRLDLAYGVGKAYIDLSDIAVENLKVTSGNAHVKVGYLSKMKNKMEMDTFMVSVDLGDIEIERLNLARAKNILAEVGIGSLVLDFEESPLTSSAIWARVGAGSLEINLPADDLPIIIRLKGTSYRKFKVPPGYSEIRKRVFVSESYEADAENLLEFNIDVSMGSVLFAK from the coding sequence ATGCAAAAAGTACTTTTACTGTTAGCCGTAGTAGGAATTGCAGGGGTGAATGTGTTGGGGCAAACAAAAAAGCATTTTACAGTACAGGATAGAGATTCCTGTTCTTTTGTAAATTTTTATCTCAAAGCCGCCTCTGGCACCTGCGAAATCAGGACTCGAAAGGGAAACACGCCCATTAATATCCTTGGCAATCACAAAGAAGAATATATCACTAGCGAATTTGGTCAGCTTCATCGTGGAGAAACCTTAAATGCTTGGTTAAACCTTAAGGACAATGGCAAAGAAGGTTTCGGTACCAAGGTTTCTAAAATCTTGGGAAGAAAGAAGATGGATGACGACAACTATTGGAACATCTATTTTACAGATTATAAACCCTATAGGTTAGACTTAGCCTATGGCGTTGGTAAAGCATATATAGACCTATCAGATATTGCCGTAGAAAATTTGAAAGTTACTTCAGGTAATGCTCATGTAAAGGTGGGATACCTCTCCAAGATGAAAAATAAGATGGAGATGGACACTTTTATGGTAAGTGTTGATTTGGGTGACATAGAAATCGAGCGATTGAATCTAGCCCGAGCAAAAAATATCCTTGCCGAGGTCGGAATTGGTTCTTTAGTTCTTGATTTTGAAGAATCTCCGCTAACATCTAGCGCCATTTGGGCAAGAGTAGGGGCAGGCTCATTAGAAATCAATCTACCAGCCGATGATTTGCCAATTATCATCAGGTTAAAGGGTACATCTTATCGTAAGTTCAAAGTCCCACCAGGTTATTCAGAAATTCGCAAACGAGTTTTTGTCAGTGAAAGCTATGAGGCAGACGCAGAGAATTTACTTGAGTTTAATATTGATGTTTCCATGGGAAGCGTACTGTTTGCTAAGTAA
- the dnaJ gene encoding molecular chaperone DnaJ, protein MAKRDYYEILGVSKGATEDEMKKAYRKLAIKFHPDKNPDDPTAEEKFKEAAEAYEVLSNAEKRAQYDRFGHDGMRGGFGGGGGGMNMEDIFSQFGDIFGGGGGSPFDSFFGGGGGGRRQRKGSALRIKLKLNLEEIANGVEKKIKVNRLVNASGVTFKTCGTCGGSGQMKKVVNTMLGQMVSATTCSTCSGSGQVIDKRPPGVDSTGLEMQEEVIPIKIPAGVGDGMQLSMSGKGNMAPGGGVPGDLLIVIEELPHESLQRDGTNVVYDLFVNFADAALGQSMEVPTIDGKVRIKLEPGTQSGKILRLRGKGIKDINGYGKGDQLIHVNVWTPKKLSREESEMLEKLRVSENFAPKPGKGEKGFFDRIREFF, encoded by the coding sequence ATGGCTAAAAGAGATTACTACGAAATTCTAGGGGTTAGCAAAGGTGCTACGGAAGATGAGATGAAAAAAGCTTATCGGAAGTTGGCAATTAAGTTCCACCCCGATAAAAATCCAGACGATCCTACGGCAGAAGAGAAGTTCAAAGAAGCAGCAGAGGCGTATGAAGTGTTGAGTAACGCAGAAAAAAGAGCTCAGTACGATCGCTTTGGCCACGATGGCATGAGAGGCGGCTTTGGAGGCGGCGGCGGTGGAATGAATATGGAAGACATATTCTCACAATTCGGCGACATCTTCGGTGGTGGCGGAGGCAGCCCTTTCGATAGTTTCTTTGGCGGCGGCGGAGGCGGCCGTAGACAAAGAAAAGGATCGGCCTTAAGGATCAAGTTAAAGCTTAATCTAGAAGAAATAGCCAACGGCGTTGAAAAGAAAATTAAGGTAAACCGACTGGTAAATGCCTCTGGCGTGACCTTTAAAACCTGTGGTACTTGTGGTGGATCAGGCCAAATGAAGAAGGTAGTAAATACTATGCTCGGTCAAATGGTTTCTGCTACAACTTGTAGCACTTGTAGTGGTAGTGGTCAGGTGATTGATAAACGACCTCCGGGAGTAGATAGCACTGGGTTAGAAATGCAAGAGGAAGTAATTCCTATTAAAATACCAGCTGGTGTTGGCGATGGAATGCAATTATCCATGTCTGGCAAAGGAAATATGGCCCCGGGTGGAGGAGTTCCAGGAGATTTGTTAATTGTAATTGAAGAGTTACCACATGAGTCACTTCAAAGAGATGGTACTAACGTGGTTTATGACTTGTTCGTGAATTTCGCAGATGCAGCCTTGGGTCAAAGCATGGAAGTACCAACAATAGATGGTAAAGTGCGCATTAAATTGGAACCAGGTACGCAGAGTGGAAAAATACTCAGGTTAAGAGGGAAAGGTATCAAGGATATTAATGGCTACGGCAAAGGTGACCAGTTGATACATGTAAACGTCTGGACGCCTAAAAAGCTATCGCGCGAAGAGTCAGAGATGCTCGAAAAACTGCGCGTTTCAGAAAACTTTGCCCCTAAACCAGGCAAAGGAGAAAAGGGGTTCTTTGATAGAATTCGAGAGTTCTTCTAA
- a CDS encoding nucleotide exchange factor GrpE, with protein MAKDKETKETVEETTNAATEEQVVDTAENSDSEVDNDAELEEEVEELTAEEKLQVELAEAKDKYLRLYSEFENFRRRNAKERIELVKTASADLMTDLLPTIDDFERANQANEKQDDVDSLKEGFSLIHNKIYKTLEGKGLKVMETKKGTDFDADLHEAVTQFPVEEKKLKGKIIDTVEKGYYLGDKVIRFAKVVIGS; from the coding sequence ATGGCAAAAGATAAGGAGACGAAAGAAACGGTTGAAGAGACAACTAACGCAGCAACTGAAGAGCAAGTAGTCGATACTGCGGAAAACAGCGATTCAGAAGTTGATAATGATGCTGAATTGGAAGAGGAAGTAGAAGAATTGACAGCTGAGGAAAAGCTTCAAGTAGAATTGGCAGAAGCAAAAGATAAATATCTTCGTCTGTATTCTGAATTCGAAAACTTCAGAAGAAGAAATGCGAAAGAAAGAATCGAATTAGTCAAAACAGCTTCGGCTGACCTAATGACAGATTTACTGCCAACAATTGATGATTTCGAAAGAGCCAATCAAGCCAACGAAAAACAAGATGATGTTGACTCTCTAAAAGAAGGATTTAGCCTCATTCACAATAAAATATATAAGACGCTCGAAGGTAAAGGCCTGAAAGTGATGGAAACTAAGAAAGGAACTGATTTCGATGCTGATTTGCACGAAGCAGTGACTCAGTTTCCAGTAGAAGAGAAAAAGTTGAAAGGTAAAATCATTGATACCGTCGAAAAAGGATACTATCTGGGAGATAAGGTAATTCGTTTTGCAAAGGTGGTTATAGGTTCCTAA